Proteins encoded by one window of Sphingomonas ginkgonis:
- a CDS encoding phosphatase PAP2 family protein: protein MTKPIKQQDRPLTTIERVDLAVARAVELDDKRQPGRSVKAFAGLGDQPPMQLLSAGIVVGALVTHNPRLRQAGLRMLCAHGLSTVAKGLVKNVVDRTRPNATLEGRGYALEPGQSKEKDLRSMPSGHSAGTIAAAGAAMLDYPGAAPVIAAGALSICAAQLPSKNHFLSDVVAGAAIGAASAALACSLIPAAPDGTGVPGS from the coding sequence ATGACCAAGCCGATCAAGCAGCAGGACCGCCCGCTCACGACCATCGAACGCGTCGATCTGGCGGTCGCGCGCGCGGTCGAGCTCGACGACAAGCGACAGCCGGGGCGTTCGGTCAAGGCGTTCGCGGGGCTCGGCGACCAGCCACCGATGCAATTGCTGTCGGCGGGAATCGTCGTCGGTGCGCTCGTCACCCACAACCCGCGGCTGCGCCAGGCCGGGCTGCGGATGCTGTGCGCGCACGGGCTGTCGACGGTCGCCAAGGGACTGGTGAAGAACGTCGTCGACCGGACCCGCCCGAACGCCACGCTGGAAGGGCGCGGCTACGCGCTGGAGCCCGGCCAGAGCAAGGAGAAGGATCTCCGCTCGATGCCGTCGGGTCACAGTGCGGGGACGATCGCCGCGGCGGGAGCGGCGATGCTCGACTATCCCGGCGCGGCGCCGGTGATTGCCGCCGGCGCGCTGTCGATCTGCGCGGCGCAACTCCCCAGCAAGAACCATTTCCTGTCCGACGTGGTGGCCGGCGCGGCGATCGGCGCCGCCTCGGCAGCGCTCGCTTGCTCGCTCATCCCCGCGGCACCGGATGGCACCGGAGTACCCGGAAGCTGA
- the trmB gene encoding tRNA (guanine(46)-N(7))-methyltransferase TrmB, protein MTAFKPGDPTTLNRLYGRSSGHKLRAGQQELVDRLLPQISVPADGPITAERLFGEPRPLHFEIGFGGGEHLASRADMLPDHGFVGAEPFLNGVAQALGHIRDQRLANVRLHMGDALEVLRRVPDGALSFLYLLHPDPWPKARHAKRRMVNDGPLALFAEKLKPGGELRIATDHPVYLDWALMIMQRHVATFEWTAESPSDFLEPSGGWIQTRYGAKSRREGRRPYYLRYRRR, encoded by the coding sequence ATGACCGCGTTCAAGCCGGGCGATCCCACCACCCTCAACCGTCTCTACGGCCGCTCGAGCGGACACAAGCTGCGCGCCGGGCAGCAGGAGCTCGTCGACCGGCTGCTGCCGCAGATCAGCGTCCCCGCCGACGGGCCGATCACCGCCGAGCGGCTGTTCGGCGAGCCGCGCCCGCTCCATTTCGAGATCGGCTTCGGCGGTGGCGAGCATCTCGCCAGCCGCGCCGACATGCTGCCCGACCATGGCTTCGTCGGGGCCGAGCCCTTCCTGAACGGCGTCGCGCAGGCGCTCGGCCACATCCGTGACCAGCGACTCGCCAATGTCCGGCTGCACATGGGCGATGCGCTCGAGGTGCTCCGGAGGGTGCCCGACGGCGCCCTGTCCTTCCTTTACCTGCTCCACCCCGACCCATGGCCCAAGGCGCGCCATGCCAAGCGGCGGATGGTCAACGACGGCCCGCTGGCGCTGTTCGCCGAGAAGCTCAAGCCCGGCGGCGAACTCCGCATCGCCACCGACCATCCCGTCTATCTCGACTGGGCGCTGATGATCATGCAGCGCCACGTCGCCACGTTCGAGTGGACGGCCGAGAGCCCGAGCGATTTCCTCGAGCCCAGCGGCGGCTGGATCCAGACCCGCTACGGCGCGAAGAGCCGGCGCGAGGGGCGGCGGCCTTATTATCTCCGCTACCGGCGGAGATAG
- the lnt gene encoding apolipoprotein N-acyltransferase, protein MIDSSWRRGWRGALVAVGAGAGSAFAFQPFGIEPLMPLAFALLFWLIADTASLWRALLVGWLFGLGQFCIGLNWIATAFTFQAAMPAWLGWLAVFLLSLYLAVYPMLAVALGWTFGRRSEIARMLALAGAWALCEYLRATMFTGFAWNPVAAASVPVAAHVVPLVGTYGASALMVLLGGALFLLGRWEVRPLLAVAASGLLLAVVAPLTTRLLPPRPETLRIVQSNIGQEQRWSPAAAGQSERRLTALSMAPDLPSPFLLFWPESAITEPLEDQRRGAEPFVLAQRQTAAALLGPRDLLMAGGIGLLSTDGRQVSGGVNSIFVLGQGGREIGRYDKAHLVPYGEYLPMRPLLSAIGLSRLAPGDLDYASGPGPATIAMPDGLRVGFQLCYEMIFSGEVVDRRHRPEVIFNPSNDAWFGRWGPPQHLAQARLRAAEEGLPVIRSTPTGISALVDADGRLLRQIGWKQAGVITAPLPPARTPTLFAMTGNLLPILLGFALLIGAIVIDRGRRYRA, encoded by the coding sequence ATGATCGATTCTTCGTGGCGCCGGGGATGGCGCGGGGCTTTGGTGGCGGTTGGGGCGGGCGCGGGGTCGGCGTTCGCCTTCCAGCCGTTCGGGATCGAGCCGCTGATGCCGCTCGCCTTCGCGCTGCTGTTCTGGCTGATCGCCGACACCGCCAGCCTGTGGCGCGCGCTGCTGGTCGGCTGGCTGTTCGGGCTCGGCCAGTTCTGCATCGGGCTGAACTGGATCGCCACCGCCTTCACCTTCCAGGCGGCGATGCCGGCGTGGCTCGGATGGCTCGCGGTGTTCCTGCTGTCGCTCTATCTCGCGGTCTATCCGATGCTGGCGGTCGCGCTCGGCTGGACCTTCGGGCGGCGGTCGGAGATCGCCCGTATGCTGGCGCTCGCGGGCGCCTGGGCGCTGTGCGAATATCTGCGCGCGACGATGTTCACCGGCTTTGCCTGGAACCCGGTCGCCGCGGCGAGCGTGCCGGTCGCGGCGCATGTCGTCCCGCTGGTCGGCACTTATGGTGCATCGGCGCTGATGGTGCTGCTCGGCGGCGCGCTGTTCCTGCTCGGGCGGTGGGAGGTCCGGCCGCTGCTGGCGGTGGCGGCGAGCGGTCTCCTGCTCGCGGTGGTCGCGCCGCTCACCACCCGGCTCCTGCCGCCGCGCCCCGAGACGCTGCGCATCGTTCAGTCGAACATCGGCCAGGAACAACGCTGGAGCCCCGCCGCCGCCGGCCAGTCCGAGCGGCGATTGACCGCGCTGTCGATGGCGCCCGACCTACCCTCCCCCTTCCTCCTCTTCTGGCCCGAGTCCGCGATCACCGAGCCGCTCGAAGACCAGCGCCGCGGCGCCGAGCCGTTCGTGCTGGCCCAGCGGCAGACCGCGGCCGCGCTGCTCGGACCGCGCGACCTGCTGATGGCGGGCGGGATCGGGCTGCTGTCGACCGACGGGCGGCAGGTCAGCGGCGGGGTCAACAGCATCTTCGTCCTCGGCCAGGGCGGGCGCGAGATCGGGCGCTACGACAAGGCGCACCTCGTTCCCTATGGCGAGTATCTGCCGATGCGCCCGCTGCTGTCGGCGATCGGCCTGTCGCGCCTTGCGCCCGGCGACCTCGACTATGCCTCGGGGCCCGGCCCGGCGACCATCGCCATGCCCGACGGCCTGCGGGTCGGCTTCCAGCTCTGCTACGAGATGATCTTCTCGGGCGAGGTGGTCGACCGACGGCACCGGCCCGAGGTGATCTTCAACCCTTCCAACGATGCCTGGTTCGGGCGCTGGGGGCCGCCGCAGCACCTCGCCCAGGCCCGGCTCCGCGCCGCCGAGGAAGGCTTGCCGGTGATCCGCTCGACGCCCACCGGGATCAGCGCGCTGGTCGACGCAGACGGGCGCCTGCTCCGCCAGATCGGCTGGAAGCAGGCCGGCGTCATCACCGCCCCGCTGCCTCCCGCCCGCACGCCCACCCTGTTCGCCATGACCGGCAACCTGCTGCCGATCCTGCTCGGCTTTGCGCTCCTCATCGGGGCCATTGTGATCGACCGCGGCCGCCGCTACAGGGCATGA
- a CDS encoding acyltransferase family protein codes for MGKQRFVTLDGLRGLAALAVLLHHAVPKLMPGHVLLPAGYLSVDFFFLLSGFVISAVYEMRFPKGLGSFVRTRLVRLVPTMWCGILLGALLASWRGMDLVELRLSAALLFIPLVFGNFGLFALNGVQWSLYFELVANYVHGLLIWRMPTYWIAVIALCAYASLGLLSDHFGSMAFGDRDANFAAGYARVAASYLGGVLVFRSWQQGRLLDLSGLNPFLLFALVMAISCWFGPKFDFAAVLVWPLVLIAGIQHQTRFEALCAFGGAVSFPLYAVHLPIVDGTLLALGTGASQAAFACVCALGVAMLPMQLKRLRSRLAAAGPVTSAAAGQPLTR; via the coding sequence GTGGGCAAGCAACGCTTCGTGACGCTTGATGGCCTGCGGGGCTTGGCCGCCCTGGCGGTTCTGCTTCATCATGCGGTCCCCAAGCTGATGCCCGGGCATGTCCTGCTTCCAGCCGGCTACCTGTCGGTAGACTTCTTCTTCCTTCTCAGCGGCTTCGTGATCTCCGCCGTTTACGAGATGCGTTTCCCGAAAGGGCTTGGAAGCTTCGTCCGGACCCGTCTTGTTCGGCTGGTGCCAACCATGTGGTGCGGCATCTTGCTGGGCGCACTCCTGGCCTCCTGGCGAGGAATGGATCTCGTCGAGCTGAGGCTCTCCGCCGCGCTGCTCTTTATCCCCCTGGTTTTCGGCAATTTCGGCCTGTTCGCTCTGAACGGGGTCCAATGGTCGCTCTATTTCGAGTTGGTCGCCAACTACGTCCATGGTCTGCTGATCTGGCGCATGCCGACCTACTGGATCGCAGTGATCGCACTCTGCGCCTATGCCAGCCTCGGCCTGCTGAGCGATCACTTCGGATCGATGGCCTTCGGCGATCGAGATGCGAACTTCGCCGCAGGCTATGCCAGGGTTGCGGCAAGCTACCTCGGCGGCGTTCTCGTCTTCCGCTCCTGGCAACAGGGAAGGCTTCTTGACCTGTCCGGTCTCAACCCGTTCCTCCTGTTCGCCCTCGTCATGGCGATTTCCTGCTGGTTCGGACCGAAGTTCGATTTCGCCGCCGTGCTGGTCTGGCCGCTGGTGTTGATCGCCGGCATCCAGCACCAGACCAGGTTCGAGGCGCTCTGCGCGTTCGGTGGCGCCGTCTCCTTTCCCCTGTACGCCGTTCATCTGCCCATCGTGGACGGCACGCTTCTCGCGCTTGGGACCGGCGCGAGCCAAGCCGCCTTCGCCTGCGTCTGCGCACTGGGCGTCGCCATGCTGCCGATGCAGCTGAAACGGCTCCGGAGCAGGCTGGCGGCAGCAGGGCCTGTTACCAGTGCGGCCGCCGGACAACCGCTCACGCGATGA
- the metK gene encoding methionine adenosyltransferase, whose product MRHNYLFTSESVSEGHPDKVADQISDAIVDLFLSKDPEARVACETLTTTQKVVLAGEIRGQGIMDTQGNWAPGVPEEIEQAVRETVKRIGYEQDGFHWESLDFSNNLHPQSAHIAQGVDASGNKDEGAGDQGIMFGFACDETPDLMPATLYYSHKILERMAADRHSGAAAFLEPDAKSQVTLRFEDGKPVRATAIVVSTQHAKGYDEGDREAELHSYVKKVVADVIPHELLNGETVYHINPTGSFEIGGPDGDAGLTGRKIIVDTYGGAAPHGGGAFSGKDPTKVDRSAAYAARYLAKNIVAAGLARRCTIQLAYAIGVSEPLSLYVDTHGTGTVDDSAIELAIGRVEKLGGLTPRGIRIALDLNKPIYSKTAAYGHFGRKAEGDLFPWERTDLVEELKAALA is encoded by the coding sequence ATGCGTCACAACTATCTCTTCACCTCCGAGAGCGTTTCCGAAGGCCATCCCGACAAGGTCGCCGACCAGATCAGCGACGCGATCGTCGACCTCTTCCTGTCCAAGGACCCCGAGGCGCGGGTCGCGTGCGAAACCCTGACGACCACCCAGAAGGTGGTGCTGGCGGGCGAGATCCGCGGCCAGGGGATCATGGACACGCAAGGCAACTGGGCGCCCGGCGTGCCGGAGGAGATCGAGCAGGCGGTGCGCGAGACCGTGAAGCGGATCGGCTACGAGCAGGACGGTTTCCACTGGGAGAGCCTCGACTTCTCCAACAACCTCCACCCCCAGTCGGCGCACATCGCGCAGGGCGTCGATGCCAGCGGCAACAAGGACGAAGGCGCGGGCGACCAGGGCATCATGTTCGGCTTCGCCTGCGACGAGACCCCGGACCTGATGCCGGCGACGCTCTACTACAGCCACAAGATCCTCGAGCGGATGGCCGCGGACCGCCATTCGGGCGCCGCCGCCTTCCTCGAGCCCGACGCCAAGAGCCAGGTCACGCTGCGCTTCGAGGACGGCAAGCCGGTGCGCGCCACCGCGATCGTCGTCTCGACCCAGCACGCCAAGGGCTATGACGAGGGCGACCGCGAGGCCGAGCTCCACAGCTATGTGAAGAAGGTCGTCGCCGACGTCATCCCGCACGAGCTGCTCAACGGCGAGACGGTCTACCACATCAACCCGACCGGCAGCTTCGAGATCGGCGGCCCGGACGGCGACGCCGGGCTGACCGGGCGCAAGATCATCGTCGACACCTATGGCGGCGCGGCCCCGCACGGCGGCGGCGCGTTCAGCGGCAAGGACCCGACCAAGGTCGACCGCTCGGCCGCCTATGCGGCGCGCTACCTCGCCAAGAACATCGTCGCGGCCGGGCTCGCCCGCCGCTGCACCATCCAGCTCGCCTACGCGATCGGCGTGTCGGAGCCGCTCTCGCTCTACGTCGACACCCACGGCACCGGGACGGTCGACGACAGCGCGATCGAGCTGGCGATCGGGCGGGTCGAGAAGCTGGGTGGGCTGACCCCGCGCGGGATCCGCATCGCGCTCGACCTCAACAAGCCGATCTATTCGAAGACGGCGGCCTACGGCCACTTCGGGCGCAAGGCCGAGGGCGACCTGTTCCCGTGGGAACGGACCGACCTGGTCGAGGAGCTCAAGGCCGCGCTGGCCTGA